From Mytilus edulis chromosome 9, xbMytEdul2.2, whole genome shotgun sequence, the proteins below share one genomic window:
- the LOC139489101 gene encoding dehydrogenase/reductase SDR family member 11-like, with amino-acid sequence MERWAGRVALVTGASVGIGAAIVRQLVQNGMKVVGCSRNIDKIEALKTELSSAKGQVIPVRCDLKNEQDIMDMFTMIKRDLGGVDVCVNNAGLAHAAPLLSGETKDWREMVDVNIIGLTICTREAVKQMREKGANDGHVFLLNSISGHRVIPSANGHFYSATKHAVTALGEGIRHELREMKSQIRITSISPGLVETEFAQRMQKSEEKAKALYSSIKCLQADDIADALVYALSAPAHAQIHDILLRPTDQVS; translated from the exons ATGGAAAGGTGGGCAGGTCGAGTTGCTCTTGTAACCGGTGCCTCTGTTGGCATTGGTGCCGCTATTGTGCGACAGCTTGTACAAAATGGCATGAAGGTTGTAGGCTGTTCAAGAAATATCGATAAAATTGAG GCTCTTAAAACGGAATTATCATCTGCCAAAGGCCAGGTAATACCTGTGAGATGTGACCTTAAAAATGAACAAGACATTATGGATATGTTCACCATGATCAAACGTGATCTAGGTGGCGTAGATGTTTGTGTTAACAATGCTGGATTAGCACATGCAGCTCCGTTACTGAGTGGGGAAACAAAAGATTGGAGAGAAATGGTTGAT gtAAATATCATAGGATTGACAATTTGTACAAGAGAAGCTGTCAAACAAATGAGGGAAAAAGGTGCAAATGATGGACATGTATTTCTGCTGAACAG TATTTCTGGTCATCGAGTTATCCCTTCCGCTAATGGACATTTTTATTCAGCTACCAAACATGCTGTGACTGCTCTCGGAGAAGGTATCAGACACGAACTTCGAGAAATGAAATCACAAATAAGAATCACg TCGATCAGTCCTGGTCTAGTTGAAACAGAGTTTGCACAAAGGATGCAGAAAAGTGAGGAAAAAGCTAAGGCGTTATATTCAAGTATAAAG TGTCTCCAAGCCGATGATATAGCagatgctttagtatatgccctAAGTGCTCCAGCACATGCTCAG ATACACGACATTTTGTTACGTCCAACAGACCAAGTGAGCTAA